In the genome of Leptotrichia sp. HSP-536, the window ACTTTTTTGTTTGATTTTTGCATGCACAAAGGAAAATATTGAAACAGACTTTTCTCAAATTGAAAAAAATGACAAAACGATAGCTATTGCATCATTTAATGCTCTTCGACTTGGAGAAAAACAGAAGGATTATAAGGCATTTTCAAAAATTCTAGCAAATTTTGACTTGATTGGGCTGGAAGAAGTTATGAATGAAAAAGGGGTGAAAAAGGTTCAGGCATATTTACAAAAATTAACGAAAGAAAAATGGGATTATATAATTTCAGAAGACTCTGTTGGAAGTGAAAATTACAGGGAATATTATGCTTTTATTTATAGGCGTGATAAATTTTTAGAAGCGAAAGGACTTGGATTTTATAAGGAAAAGGATGAAAATGAGTTTATGCGTGAACCTTATGGAGCTTATTTTAAGGCAGAAAATTTTGATTTTGTCTATATAATCGCTCATTCAGTTTTTGGAGACAAAGAAAAGCAGAGACTACTGGAAGCGGCAAATTATGTGAATGTTTATGAATATTTTTCAAAACTGACTAATGAAGATGATATAATTATCGCAGGGGATTTTAATACAGCAGCAGACAATATGGCATTTAAAAATCTTTCTGATAAATACAACGTTTCCTATATTTTAGAGCCAAATGAGAATTTAACAACACTTTCAGACAATAAACTGGTAAGCTCATACGACAACTTTTTTATCAATTTAAAAAAGACAAAAGAATTTACTGGAAATTCTGGCGTTTATAACTTTATAAAAAATAATAATTATGCTATAATAAAAAAATATGTATCAGACCATTTGCCAATTTTTTCAGAATACTCGATAACAGAAGATTTAGATTGAATATTTTAAAAATCGGCAGATAATTTATTTTTTAGAAAGGGGATTAATGGAAAAGAAAAATTTAGATAAAAAACTGGTTTATAAGAAAGTGCTTACTATTGGACTCCCTGTAGCGATAGAAAATATGATTTATGCGCTTATGAACTTTATTGATATGTTTATGGTTGGAACTGAAAATGTGGCACTTGGGCTAGGAACTGTTGCAGTTGCGGGACTGGGATTTGCAAATCAGATGTTTATGATTTTTATGACATCACTTTTTGGAATGAATAGCGGTGGTGGAATTTTAGCGGCACAGTATTTTGGAAATAAAGATTATAAAAATTTGAAAAAATGTCTTGGAATAACGATAATTATAGGATTTTTATTTTCACTTTTATTCCTGTTTGCTGGACTATTCACACCAGAACTAGTAATTTCAATATTTACGAAAGATAAAAAAGTTATAAAGATAGGAGCAGAATATTTAAAAATTGTAGCTTGGACTTATCCACTAGTAGGAATTGGATTTGCCTTTAATATGGAACTTCGTGCAATCGGAAAAACAAAATATTCCTTTTATTCAAGTCTCATCGGACTTTTAATAAATGCCACTATAAATTATACACTAATTTTTGGGCATTTTGGATTTCCCGCAATGGGAGTACGTGGAGCAGCAATTGCTACTGTTATTGCAAGAATTATAAGCACAGGTTATATTATTTTCATAATTTACAAATTAAAATTACCAATTGCTGGAAAAATAAATGAATTATTTGATTTATCTTTAGAATTTTTTATAAAAGTTATGAAAATATCACTTCCTGTATTTATTCACGAAATACTATGGGTACTGGGAGCAAGCATGTATGTTGTAATTTTTGGAAGAATGGGAACCGATTTTGCAGCCTCTGTTCAAATTGTAAAATCTATAAGCAGCCTTGTATTAACGTTATTATTTGGTCTTTCAAGTGCAACAGCGGCTATAATTGGAAATGAAATTGGAGCAGGGAGAGAAGAAAAAGCCTACGATTATTCAATAATTCTTATAAAAGTAGCTATTATTTGCGGAATCCTTATTGGAATTTTTGTATTCCTTTTCAGCCCGATATTATTAACACTGATGAAAGTTAATCCACGAATTTACCCATTAACGCGAGAAATTATAGCAGCAGAAGTATTTGTAATTTTCATAAAAGCAATAAGTTTGCAATTATTAGTTGGAATACTACGTTCAGGAGGAGACACGCTTTGGACAATGTTTGTAGATTTAATACCCCTCTGGTTTATCGCAATTCCAATTACATTTTTTGCTGGACTGCATTTAGGATTGCCAGTAGCATTTGTGTATTTAATTTCCTGCAGTGATGAAGTTATAAAAATAATTCCATGCTTAAAAAGATTAAAAAGTAAAAAATGGATAAATAATCTGGTAAACTAAGAGAATTTTTTATATTAAATAAACCTAAAAATTAAATAAAGTATAACTTTTATATCTAATTTTAAAGTGATTTTACTGTAAAAATTTCTAATAATAGACAGTAAACATTAAATTAATATGATTAACTAATAATTCTCAAACCAAATTAAATAATATATTACTGGAAATATATGAGAGAATATGGCAATATAAATTAATTTAACTTTTTAAATTAATAAGTTTTTCCAGCTAGCAGTTATAGAAAGGTAATATTGATAAATGAATTTTAAAAACAAAATTATAAACAAAAGAAATCTCATAATGAGTATCCTAGTATTAAATATTTCCTGTTCAACAATAAAGACACCTCCATTAGGAGTCGATTATGAAAGTCCTTTAAAAAGCAGTAACAATGTCGAGTTTCACTATGATTTAACATATCTTGACAAAAATGGGAATATTCGTTACGATAGACAGATTTTGGATGCAAGCTATAAAATTGTAGATGAGGCAAAAGACTACTTGATTGTAGAAATGTTTTTGTTTAATGACATTTATAATAAAGATAAGGAAAGTTATCCTGCATTTGCGAAAGAATATACAAGGCGGCTTGTTAAAAAGAAAATGGAAAATCCAAATTTAAAAGTATATGTTCTGCTGGATGAAAATAACAATTTATATGGCGCATTTGAACATCCTTTCATTACACAAATGAAAAATGCTGGAATTGATATTATATTAGTTGATATTTTCAAATTAAAGGACACATTCCCTTGGTATTCGCCAATCTGGAGAACATTGATAAAACCTTCGGGAAATCCACAAAATAAAGGATGGATTGGTAATTTTTATGGTCCAATGTGGCCAAAACTAACATTAAGAAATTTATTAAGGGCATTAAATGTAAAAGCGGATCATAGAAAAATATTTTTAAATGAAGAAAATGTTATGGTTTCTAGCGCAAATATCCATGACCAAAGTTATTTTCACGAAAATATAGCAATATCAGCAGATGGTGAAATAAAAGATGAAGTTTTGCGAGGATTACAGCTAGTAGCTAATTTTTCAAACGGCAAAATTGATATTTCCAATAATGCTATCGAAAAAAATAATAAAAACATAGATTTTGGAAACTTAAGTAAAAATGAGAAAAATGAAAAAACAAATTCTCACAGCAATACAACCGAAATTGAGCAGCAAGTAAAGGAAATTGAAAAAGAAAAAGTTAGATTTGTAGAAAAGGAAACCGAAAGATTTGCTAAAACTGGAGAACTTCCCAATAAAAATTCAGATTTAAATAGGGAAAATTCTTCTAAAAATGAAAATAATTTAAAAAATGGAGATACCATAACTAAATTTGATGATGAAAATAACAAATATCAGCTGCAGTTTGTGACAGAAGCAAAAATTGGAGAACATTTAGACAAAGATATTGACAACGCAAGAGCTGGTGATGAAATTCTTATGGGAATGTATTTTCTTGCCGATAAAGGAATTATAAGCAGACTGATAAAGGCTGCAAACCGTGGCGTAAAAATACGTATTATCTTTGATAGAAGCCGGGATGCTTTTGGAATGAGTACTAATGGGCTTCCAAATAAGCCTGTTTCTAAAAAATTAAAGAAAAAAACTAAAAATAAAATAGAAATCAAATGGTACTTTACCAATAATGAACAATATCACACAAAGATAACACTAATTAAAAAAACAGACGGAAATGTTATAATACATGCAGGTTCTGCAAATTTAATCAAAAAAAATATACGCGGTTATATAATGGATGCTAATTTTAGAATTCTAACAAATAAAGATTCAAAATTAACAAAAGATATTTATTCGTATTTTGATAGATTGTGGGAAAATAAAGATGGATTATTTACAATAAATTTTGATGATGAGCCAACTACAAAAGCCAGTACAGATTTTATGTATAAAATATTAGATGCAACGCAGTTAGGATCATTTTAGAAAAATACACTACAACCGTTTTAAATAAAAAAATCTACTAAAATAAAGATTATAAAAGAGAGGATTAACAACACAATGAAAAGAAAAGCAATGCTTGTAATAGTAATTTTAGCTATTGGAATGATGTCAGTTTCTTGTTTTAAAAAGAAAAAAGATACTAAAAAAAACACCCAAACACAACAGGAGCAAAAAACAATTAATACAGACATTTTTAACCTTGGAGAACAATCCCAAGGGAACTCTAACATCCAAAATTTGACACCAGAAGAACAACAAAATCTAATTAATAATCAAATTGACCCTCAAAAAGTCTCAGAAGCACTTACAAAAGCTCAAAATGGAGACAAGGAATCAATTATGTCGCTTGCACAGCTTTATTATAATATGAAAAATTTTGATAAAGTAAAACAAATTTTGCAATATGGTGTAGACAGAAATTATCCTGAAGCAATTTATAATCTTGCTGTACTTTTAAAACAAGAAGGAAATACGGCAGAAGCTGAAAAGTTAATGGCGAAGCTTCCAAGAACTGCACGAGCAACGGCAGGAAGACAACAGATGCAAATGAGACAAATAAGAATGAGACCAGGCGCTGAAGCATATAACAGAGGTGTAGACTTAATAAAAGCAAAACGATATAACGAAGCAAAAGCTGAATTTGAAAAAGCTTATAATGCAGGAATAAAAGAAGCTGATGTCCGTATCGCGCTTTTGAACAAGCAATTAAAAAATAATGATGATGCTGTAAAATGGTTTCAAAAAGCTGCAAAACGTGGCATAAAAGAAGCTAATTATGAAATTGGAGCGATTTTATACGAAGGAGGAAAACAGTCAGAATCACGTCCATATTTAGTAAAATCATATAATTCAGGAAATAAGGCAATGGCTATGCCGATTGCAATGTCATATCATCAGCAAAATAATATGGCAGAAGCTCTAAAATGGTACAAAATCGCCGCTAAAAATGGAGACAAAAATGCTGCAGCCGCTGTTGAAAAAATTGAAAAAGGCGGAGCTATTAACAGTAGTAATAACAATAAAAAAGATAATGATAAACAGCAAGTAAAACCGATTTTAAGAAATAACGATTCTTCTCCAAGTTTAACAGAAAGCACTCTTGATAGTATTAGAAGCAAAAATAAAGCTGAAGAAGAAACAAAAATTATTGAAAAACAAATCGAAAATCAGCATCAAGAAAAATCTCAAAGTGTTGATGATATCATGAAAAGAAAACAGGAAGAATATAAATAATTTTATTGACATTTTAAAAAAAATAGGATATACTGTTTCTATATTAGATTACTAAGTTAGTAAACTTATATTTAAAACAATGTTAATATGCATCTTAAACCAAAAACAATTTAATAATAAACTTATCAAGAGAGATATTAGGGACCGGCCCGTTTTAAGTATCCAGCAACCTGTATTAACAAGGTGCTAATTCCGGCATGTGAATGCGAAGATAAGAATTTTTATTCTCTTCCTAGCAGGAAGAGTTTTTTATTATTAACACCATATGATTTAAGACATCAAACAGGAACTAGAAAAATTAGGAGGAAATAAAATGACTAAGAAAATTTACTTTACATCGGAATTTGTATCACCTGGACATCCAGATAAAATCTGTGATCAAATTTCAGATTCAATATTAGATGCCTGCCTTGCAGATGATGAAAATTCAAGAGTAGCATGTGAAACATTTGCAACTACTGGACTTGTAGTTGTTGGAGGAGAAATTACTACTAAAACTTATGTAGATGTACAAAAAATAGTAAGAGATAAAATTTCAGAAATTGGATATAGACCTGGAATGGGATTTGATTCTGACTGTGGCGTGTTAAATACTATTCATTCTCAGTCGCCTGATATTTCAATGGGAGTTGATACAGGAGGAGCTGGAGATCAAGGTATTATGTTTGGAGGGGCAGTTAATGAAACCGAAGAATTAATGCCTTTGGCACTTGTATTGTCGCGTGGAATTATTCAAAAATTAACTGAAATCACAAGAAATGGAACGCTTTCTTGGGCAAGACCAGATGCGAAGGCTCAAGTTACATTGGCTTATGACGAAAATGGAAGCTTATTGAATGTTGATACAGTTGTTTTGTCTGTGCAGCATGATGAAGATGTTACAAACGGACAAATTGTAGAGGAACTAAAAGAGCTTGTAATAAAACCTGTGTTAGAAAAATATGACTTGAATATTGAAAATGTGAGAAAATTCCATATTAATCCAACAGGAAGATTTGTAATCGGAGGTCCTCACGGAGATTCTGGATTAACTGGAAGAAAAATTATAATTGACACTTATGGAGGGTATTTTAGACACGGTGGTGGAGCATTTTCTGGAAAAGACCCATCAAAAGTTGACAGATCGGCAGCTTATGCAGCCAGATGGATTGCCAAAAATATTGTTTCAGCAGGATTTGCCACAAAATGTGAAGTTCAATTATCGTATGCAATCGGTGTTGCAGAACCTGTATCAATTCGTGTAGAAACATTTGGGACTGGGACAGTTGAAGAAACAAGAATTGAAGAAGCTGTTGAAAAATTATTTGACTTGACACCAAATGGAATTGAAAAATCTTTAAACTTAAGAAAACCTTCATTTAGATATCAGGATTTAGCAGCTTTCGGACATATAGGAAGAACTGATATTGATTTACCTTGGGAAAGACTAGATAAAGTTGAAAGATTAAAAAAAGAATTGGAAGAATAAAAAAGACTATCTTAATTAAATAGATTATAAATAGAAATCCTAGATAAAAAACTCATATTTTAATCGGACGAAGTTGTCTTTGAATAAAATATTGTGTACAGCAAACTGCATCTCAAACCCTGGATACAAGATAGAAGATGCAGTTTTTTTGATTGTGCTTGAAAATTCACAATCCATGTTATTTTTAACATTTTTCTTAATTTTAAAAATTAAATAAAATTGATATTTGTTATTTTCACTTTTGAAAAAACTTAATAAAAATTTATTATCTTGATATTTTTTATATGAAATTTATTTAAAATTAAATATTTTTAAATTTTGTATTCTATTAATTATCATTAAAACCAAACTTCTGTTTGAATTCCGAATAATACTCCTTGGCTATGACTCTTACCATCTAAATCTTTTCTTATATTTTTCTTATCTCCAAAACCATGTCCATAAGTTACAAATGCTCTTAGTTCAGGACGTCCCCAGAAGTTTTCAGTATCAAGTTTTAGAGTAGGTGCCACCGTTAATTTGAATAACCCACTGTTATAATCTGTTTTCCCTTGATGAACTTTAACATAATCAATTCCTGTTTCATATTGCATAGCAAAATAATTTGTTATAGGATTAGTAGCTCGCACTCCTGCTGTTATCCAGTGCTGACTTAAATTTTTAGTTCCCAAGAAATTTTTATCGTATCTATACCCTAATTCAGGCATAATTTGCCAGCTATCTGAAAGATTAGACTGTCCATATGTGATTAAATTTAAAGAAACAGCATCTTTTCTGTTATTCCCTGACCATGAAGATGCTCTTCCTAATCCATTTGCAGCTCCAAGTCCTACTCCACTTTGCAATACAATTTTAGAAGACCCATTATCATTAAGTCCATAGAACCCTGGTAAACTATAGCTAACTGATCCTTGTGTACCCCATCTAGCTGTATGTTTATCTTTAGTAGCAGAATCTGGTCTCATTGCATGTCCTGCTAATTCAAATGTCCAAGGACCTGTCGAATATTTACTATGTAGTGTATACTCTGGATGAACTCCGGAATCTGTTGCTACTATAGCCACATCAGCTGTTCCCGAACCAAGTTTTATATTTTGAATCCCTGCTCCTGTTCCTGAAAAATCTTTAATATAGTAGTCATTTATATGTATATCTTCTCTAGCATAATATCTTTTTCCAGCCCAATATGTAACTCCATCATTTGGCGTTATATCAACATAAAATTGTCTAGTTTTAAATGAATCGTTTTCAGCACCATTACCTCCTCTTCCTGCGGTCCATGTATTGTATTCATTTCCTGAACCTGATTTTGTTGAAAACATATAGTGAACTGAACCTTGAGATCCATTTATATCAAACTTTTTCACTAATTCCATTTCTGCATATGTGTCATCCTCATTACCAAGTCTATATTTAGAGGTGAAATCTCCTGCTTCCACTTGAAATGCCTTTCCTTTTTCTCCCTGTTGATCTATAAGAAAACCTGCTCTTCCATACCCGTGGAATTCAAACCCATCAGTTATGCTTGCCATATTAAACGATGATGAGGCACGTTTTTCAGATGCTTGTTTTACTAGTTCTTGCTTCGTTTCCTTTAATTCTTTCTCCAGTCTCTCAACTCTTTCTTCCAGCGTTTCCGCATTTGCAAATGTACATGCTAGTAGAAACGCTGTTAATGCTAAAAGCCATTTTTTTTTCATGATAAATCCTCCAAATATTTTTATTTTTATTTATTAACTTTAAAGTTAATTTACAAAATAAACTAAGTATTTGTACTTTTATAAATTTAAAATTCCTTTCCAATATTTATAAATAATACTTTTTTTATTCTTTATGCACTAAGTATACCTTAATTTTTTCTATTGTCAATACTTATACGTAAATCTTTTTTAAAAAATTATAATTTTATAATCAAATATTACTAGAATATATCTGAAAACTCAAAAGTAATAATATTTTTAATAATTATTAAATAATACTCTTATTCTAAACCTCTATTTGAAAAAAAGAAATAATTTCCTATTTGCTTTCTGACAAGGAGTTTTGACCCTTACTAAACGGAATTATAAAAACTCCATTATTTTAATGGGGTATAATTAATTAGTTGATACCATTACTCTGATACAACAAAAGAAAACTTAAAAGGATTGACTCCTGCTCTATACAGAAACCAATCCTTGTTAGTTTGTTAATTTTAATTTTATATCCAACTTTTCGAGAGTTGATTCATTTATGCTTTTTCAGCCATCATATCCTTAACTTTCATAAGTCTTGTGATACTTGATCTTTCATTTTCATCAAGTTTCATTTGAATATAACGGATTGTTTCTTCAAGCTGTGGAATTGTCATATATTCCAATGCATTTACACGCCGTCTTGTTTTTTCGACTTCATCTGCCATAAGCTGACATGCCTTTTCGATTTCTGCCAGTTCCAGCAAGTCTTTCATTACTCGATTCAAGCCATCAACAGCATCATCCAAATCAGCAGATGTTTGAGCATATCCGTAAGGATAAGATACTTCTGCATTTTCCATATCTCTATTAAAAGTCATTGTTGGCACAATTACGCTCATTACATTTTTAGTTTTTATATCTGCTAAAAGTTTATCTTCCGAATATGCAATAGCATTTTCTAGCATTTCATCAGACATTACCCCTCTTGCAAGTAAAAAATCCTTAAATGAATTTTGCAATTTCCCTTCCACTTCCTCACGTAATTTTCTATTCTGTTTTATTAAAATAATAAATTGTCGCATAAGTTCGTCTTGCTTGTCCTTTAACAGTTTATGTCCACTTTTAGCAGTTTTTAGACGTATCTTTAAACGGCTCAGCTCCATTCTTGTAGGATTTACATTTAATCTTGCCATAGTTATTCATCTCCTGCAGGCAAATATTTTTCCAAATATTCGTCTCTAATTCTTTTCAACTCTGTTCTTGGTAATATTTTTAGTAAATCCCATCCTAAATTTAAAGTATCTTCAATAGTTCTGTTATTGTCAAACCCTTGAGCCACATATTGTTCTTCAAATGCAGTTGTAAATTTAACAAACGCCTTATCAGTTTCAGATAATGCTGATTCTCCCAAGATTACCGCTAGTTCCTTTGCTTCCTTACCAGTCGCATAAGCCGCAAATAATTGGTTCATCGTATCCGCATGATCTTCTCTAGTTTTTCCTTTTCCAATCCCTTTATCCTTCAGTCTTGAAAGTGACGGCAAAACATTTATTGGAGGCATTAAGTTCTGTTTGTATAAATCTCTTGACAAGATTATTTGCCCCTCTGTAATATATCCAGTCAAATCTGGAATTGGGTGAGTTTTATCATCTTCAGGCATTGTCAAAATTGGTATTTGCGTAATTGATCCTTCACGCCCTTTAATTCTTCCTGCTCTTTCGTAAATTGTAGATAAGTCAGTATACAAGTATCCAGGATATCCTCTTCTTCCAGGAACTTCTTTTCTTGCTGCCGAAACTTCCCTTAACGCTTCACAATAATTAGTCAAGTCAGTCAAAATTACAAGTACATGCATTCCTTTTTCAAATGCCAAGTATTCTGCACAAGTAAGTGCCATTTTTGGTGTAGACAGACGTTCAATTGCAGGATCGTTAGCCAAATTCATAAACAATACTGCCCTATCTATTGCTCCAGTTTTTATAAAGTCTTCCGTAAACGTCTGAGCCTCTTCAAATGTAATTCCAATCGCTCCAAATACTACCGCAAATTTTGAATCTGTTCCCAAAACTTTTGCCTGTCTTGCGATTTGAAGCGCCAGTTCTGCATGTGGAAGCCCTGAACCAGAGAAAATTGGTAATTTTTGCCCTCTAACAAGGGTATTTAAGCCGTCAATCGCAGAAACTCCTGTTTGAATAAATTCTGACGGATAATCACGCGCAACTGGATTTATAGCCGTTCCATTTATATCCAATGTCTTTTCAGGAATTATTTTTGGTCCATTATCTTTTGGCCGTCCCAATCCATCAAATACACGCCCTATCATATCTTCTGATACTCCAAGCGATAAAGGTCTACCCAAAAATCTTACTTTTGAATCCTTTAAATTAATTCCAGCCGAATTTTCAAATAACTGTACTACTGCTTTATCGCCATTTACTTCAAGCACACGTCCACGACGAAGTTCCCCATTTTGTGTTTCAATTTCAACAAGTTCCTCATATTTTATTCCTTCAACACCTTCAACAACCATCAATGGTCCTACTATTTCCTTGATAGTTTTGTATTCCTTAAGCATTTGCTACACCTCCTTTATTTACAAGTTCATCAATTTCTTTTTCCAATTCTTTTGCTATTTCTTCAATTTTTCCTAACTCTGCCTCAGGTAAATATTTTGCTCTTGCAATTCTTTCTCTTACAGGCATTGCAACGATTTCATTTAAATAAGCTCCATTTTCAAGTCCTCTTAATCCCTCGTCATAGAATTTTAATACTATATCAAGCATTTTATCCTGTTTTTCAAGCGAAGTATAAGTATCTGACTCCATAAATGCATTTTGCTGCAAGTAATCTTCCCTTATAGATTTTGCAATTTCCAGTTTAAGCTGATCTTTTTCTGACAAAGTATCCTTACCAACCAGTCTAACTATTTCCTGTAGACTGTTTTCTTCTTGTAATAATGAAATTGCACGTGCTCTATTTTTAGAAAATTCAGGCCCTACATTCTGATTCATCCAATTATCAACTTTAGCTTGATACAATGAGTATGAATTTAACCAGTTAATTGCTGGGAAGTGACGTCTATACGCCAGATTTGCATCTAATCCCCAGAATACCTTAACAATACGAAGTGTAGCCTGAGATACTGGCTCTGAAATATCTCCACCTGGAGGAGAAACAGCTCCGATAACTGTTAATGCCCCTTCTCTTCCATCTTTCCCTAGACAGATTACTTTTCCTGCCCTTTCATAAAACTCTGCAGCTCTTGAACCTAGATAAGCTGGATATCCTTCATCTCCTGGCATTTCTTCAAGCCGTCCAGACATTTCCCTAAGCGCTTCTGCCCATCTTGAAGTAGAATCCGCCATTATTGCCACCGAATATCCCATATCCCTAAAATATTCTGCAATTGTAATTCCAGTATAAATACTAGCTTCTCTGGCTGCAACTGGCATATTTGAAGTATTTGCTATAAGTACAGTTCTTTTCATTAGTGATTGTCCTGTTTTTGGATCGATTATTTCTGGAAATTCCATAAGAACGTCTGTCATCTCATTTCCACGCTCTCCACATCCTACGTACACTATAATTTCAGCATCTGCCCATTTAGCCATTTGGTGCTGCACAACGGTTTTTCCAGATCCAAAAGGTCCTGGTACACATGCAGTTCCACCTTTTGTTACAGGAAAGAATGTATCAATTACTCTTTGCCCTGTAATCAATGGTGCTTC includes:
- a CDS encoding V-type ATP synthase subunit A yields the protein MKTGKIIKVSGPLVVAEGMENANVYDVVRVSEKKLIGEIIEMRGDQASIQVYEETSGIGPGEEVFTTGEPLSVELGPGLIEAMFDGIQRPLKEYQEIAGDFLDKGVEVNPLNRDKRWEFEPVLSTGAEVETGDILGTVQETSVVSHKIMVPAGIKGTLKTIKSGSYTVVDTIAVIETEKGELIEVQMMQKWPVRRGRKYKQKLNPEAPLITGQRVIDTFFPVTKGGTACVPGPFGSGKTVVQHQMAKWADAEIIVYVGCGERGNEMTDVLMEFPEIIDPKTGQSLMKRTVLIANTSNMPVAAREASIYTGITIAEYFRDMGYSVAIMADSTSRWAEALREMSGRLEEMPGDEGYPAYLGSRAAEFYERAGKVICLGKDGREGALTVIGAVSPPGGDISEPVSQATLRIVKVFWGLDANLAYRRHFPAINWLNSYSLYQAKVDNWMNQNVGPEFSKNRARAISLLQEENSLQEIVRLVGKDTLSEKDQLKLEIAKSIREDYLQQNAFMESDTYTSLEKQDKMLDIVLKFYDEGLRGLENGAYLNEIVAMPVRERIARAKYLPEAELGKIEEIAKELEKEIDELVNKGGVANA